GTGGAGCCGTCCTGTTTGAGAAACGGCAGATCGCAAGCGGAAACCATCGCCGACAACAACAGCAAAACGGCGATACCGGTTTGTCGCACTCGTTGCACACAGTCACCCCGTTTCCGAGCCATTTTGCCTCCATTATCTCATGAAACCGAATCAAATCGTATACATTGATGAAACAAAAAAGGGGACCGCACGATGCGACCCCGCATACATCTAGACCAAGACCAGACCGAGTGAACGAGCGCCTTCGGTCAATAATAGTGTACACCATATTGCCGATGTTGTGTTTTTAAAACTTCGACAAAATTCGACAAAAACTCCCCCCCATTTTTTCGTTTTTGCCGCTGTTTTTTGACCATGTTTTAAAACCCCCAAAAATTGCATTTTTTCACCCCGTATTTGTTTCTTGACACCAATGTCGTTCCATGTAAGATTGATATGCAAAGGAATCTATTCAAAAAATGACTTGTTGCCTCATAATTAAAGGCAGGTGAACCGTGATCGAACTCGGTCACAACATCCGACGCCGGCGAAAGGAACTGGGTTTGACGCAATCACAGTTGGCCGAAGGCATCATTTCCATCCCTTATCTCAGTTTGATTGAAAACGGCAAAGCGTTGCCCCGTCCGGACGTACTGCTCCCACTGGCCGAACGGCTACAGACCAGTGTGGAGAGTTTGATGGGAGTTACCGACGAAAACACGATGGAACAAGTGCAGTCCCTGATCGAAAAAGCACGGTCTGCACTGATCTACGAAGCCAACGGTTTTGAACAGGCACATCAGTATGTCGACACGCTTCGAAAATTGGTGGAGTCCGTCTCGGATCCCCATATCCTGATGAAAGTGGATCTTTTGGAAATCAACTTGTACGAGCACAAATTCGATATTGAACGGTATACGCAATTGATGAATGCCTTTGAAGAAAAATGGGAAAATTTCCGAAACGATCCTGACATTTTCGTGCAATACTTGCGGATCAAAGGGAACATGGAATTCCACATGGCCCGCTACGAACGGGCCATGTGGCACTACAAGGCGGCGGAGAAGCGATTGGCCGAAGTAACGGACGAAATCGAGAAAGGGTACATATACGGCAATCTGGGAAAAACATACTTGCTGCTGGCCAATCCCTCTCTCGGCATCCTGTACGCGGAAAAAGCGATGCAGATTATGTCGTCTCACGATCGCTGGCTGGAAATGTGCCATCTGCTGCAACTGATCGGATCATGCTACTGTTACAACGGCGAATATGAGGAGGCGTTACAATACTTTGAACGCATCCTGCGCATGTGTGATCAATTTCTTGTTTCCTCTCTTCTCATCTCGCGGGCCTATCACGAAATCGGCATCTGCCACATGAAATTGGGTAACACCGAAAAAGCCATCGAATTTCTGAATCAATCACTGGAAGTCGTGGAACCCGGCGAATTGCCCGATTGGGAGATCGGAGTGGTCCATCAATCCCTGTGTCAGACGTATTTGAAGCGAGGGGACCTCGTCCGGGCCAAGAAACATATCATCACGGCTCTGGAACTGCTTCAAGACAGAAAAAACTTTTTGGCGGAATGTTACATCTATCTCGGGAAAATTGCCTATGCCGAAAACAACCCGGAAACATTTGTCACCTACTATATGCGTGCCATCGAGATTTTCGAGGAGCTGGACATCGGGGAGAAAATCGCACGTGCGACCCATACGCTGGGAAGATACTTCCTGGAACAGGGTGAGTATCAACGGGGCGCTCAATTGTTGCTGAAAGCATCCCAGCATTACGGTCAATTGATTCCGACCGTCGACTTTGACGTCGATCTGCCCACCCCAAAGAAAATGGCACAACAGAAAAGCGGGTAATCCTTGCAGCAGGATTACCCGATTGTTGACAGAGTGGTTTTTGTTGACGTGTCCGGTCATTCATCAAACAGCCATGTTTCCCGGGCGAGCAAAAAGACCCAAGCCCGGCCAAGCGAAAACCGGCAAGGCGCAGGCATTCCAATCGCGGGCCATTTCCTTTTGAGCCAAGCGTATGTTACCCGCGTCCTGCGCCCCCGGTTAGCAACGACTAAGACCATCTTCCTTGCAAAGCGCGGGTGAAATGAGCCGGGATGTGGACCCGAATTCGGCATTCGCGGACTTTGTCGACTTGGCGGGTAACCTGCAAAGGCTACCCGCGTTTTTGTTTGGAGGACCGACCTCATCCGACGGATTCTTCCAACATCGCCAGAAACGCCGCTTCATCAAGGATTTTCACACCCAGCTCCTGTGCTTTGGTCAGTTTGGAACCCGCTTTCTCCCCGGCGATGAGGAAATCGGTTTTTTTGCTGACACTGCCGGACACTTTGCCGCCGAGCGCCTCGATTTTGCCCGCCGCTTCCTGACGCGTCATGCTGTGCAGTGTGCCGGTCAGCACGACCGTTTTTCCGGCAAACGGACTGTCTTGCTCCGTTTGTTTCCCTGTTACGGGACCCAAGTAGGCGAAATTGACGCCAGCTTGACGCAACCGCTCAATTGTTTCCTTCACTTCCGGCTTGGCGAAATATGTGACGATGGAGTCGGCCATTTTCGGTCCGATTTCCTCGATTGACTCCAGATCTTCCCGCGTGGCTGTCATCAGCCTGTCCAGATGTCCAAAATGCTGAGCCAAAATACGCGCACCTTTGGCACCGACGAAGCGGATGCCCAGGCCGAAGATCAACCGCTCCACGGAGTTCCCCTTGCTCCGTTCGATGGCGGTCAACAGGTTGTCCACCGATTTTTCCCCCATGCGCTCCAGGGGCAACAGCGCTTCTTTCTTCAAGTAATACAAATCGGCCACGCTGCGCACCAATCCCGCCTCAAACAGTTGGGTGACCACTTTTTCCCCCAACCCTTCGATATTCATCGCACCTCGGGAAACAAAGTGAATGATGCCTTCCCGCGTTTGGGCCGGACATTGGGGATTGATGCAGCGGAGGGCCACCTCGCCTTCCAGCCGAACCAGACGGCTGCCGCATTCCGGACAGTCAGTGGGCATTTGATAGGGCCGTTCCTCACCCGTTCGCCGTTCTTTCAGCACACCGACGACCTCAGGGATGATATCGCCCGCTTTTTTCACGATGACGTGATCGCCGATCAACAGCCCTTTTTCGCGGATGATGTCCTCATTGTGCAATGAGGCGCGTTGCACTGTCGTTCCAGCCAAGGTGACCGGCTCCAAAATCGCTGTCGGAGTGACCGCCCCGGTCCGCCCCACGCGCACTTCGATCCCGCGCAGGATCGTCACCGCTTCCTCGGCCGGAAACTTGTAGGCGATCGCCCACCGCGGACTTTTGGCCGTCATTCCCAAACGTTCCCGGAGCGCAAGGTCATCGACTTTGATCACGATGCCATCGATTTCATAATCCAGTTCCGGCCGTTTCTCCCGCCATTCCTCTACAAACGCCATCACTTCCTCGATGCTGTCCACCGTGCGGCGTTGCGGGTTCACCTTGAGGCCCAATCGGCTCAACCATTCCAAGGTTTCCGTATGGGTTGGCGGTAACAATGCCTCATCCACGGCACCGACTCCGTACAAGAAGATGTCCAATGCCCGATCTGCCGCCAATTTCGGGTCCAGCTGCCGAAGCGATCCGGCCGCGGCGTTGCGCGGATTGGCAAACAACGGCTCGCCGCGCCGTTCCTTCTCCTCGTTGATGCGGCGGAATTCCCGTTTTGGCATGAACGCTTCCCCGCGCACTTCCACCGTCACCGGTTCGCGCAGGCGTAACGGCAGAGAGCGGATCGTTCTCAGGTTTTGCGTGATATCTTCGCCGGTTTGTCCGTCTCCCCGTGTCGCTCCCTGTACAAACACGCCGTTTTCATACCGAAGGGAAACAGCCAGTCCGTCGATCTTCAGTTCACAGACATAGCGGACCTGATCCACGCCGCCCATGCGTTTGGTCCGCTCGTCGAACTCCCGCAAGTCTTCCTCGTTGAACGCGTTGCCCAGACTGAGCATGGGGACGCGATGCTCCACCTTCTCAAAAAACGGGAGCGGCTCGCCTCCCACCCGCTGGGTCGGCGAATCCGGCGTTTTCAGCTCGGGGTATTGTTCTTCCAACCGGATCAATTCTTGCATCAACCGGTCATATTCAGTATCCGAGATGATCGGATCATCCAATACAAAATAACGGTAATTGTGTTCTTCGATTTGTTCACGAAGTGATTGCGCTCGTCGCGCGGCCTCTTGCCGGTCCATTTTCATCCGCTCCTTTCCCAACCGGATCAAAACGCGTTTTGGCTTCGGGCGACTTCTTTTTACACTCGACTCCCGTTACGCAAATGCAAAAAGTCGTTCGCCGGAAATGGCCGCCTCCACCAAGGCGTGTCCGGTACGCGGGAACCCTTTTACCGACTCATGTTCACTTGGTGAAGTCATCCCCGGAAAAAGAGTTCCCCGCCATTTCACCATTTGCCAAGAACAGCAGACACGCCCTAGCTTTCCACGCGAGTAATCGGGGCATACCGCGCCAACAGACGCTTGACGCCGACCGGTGCGGGGAAGGCGATGTTCAGCTCGGTATCCTCGCCTCCTCCCTGCACTTTGACCACCGTACCCACTCCCCATTTGCCGTGACGCACCTTGTCCCCCACGCGCCAATCGACATCCGGGTTGGGGGTGGGCCGTCTGACAGGACCCTGGCGCAACGTCGGTTTGGTTCCCGCTGTTTCTTTCCCGTCCGCCGGTTGGATCAGATGGTCGGGAATCTCAGAGAGAAAACGGGACGGTGGATTGGCACTCGTCTGTCCGAACAACATCCGCATCCGGGCCCGGGTCAGGTACAACCGTTTCTCCGCCCGTGTGATCCCGACATAGGCCAGACGTCGCTCTTCCTCCATCTCCTCTTCGTCGTCCAACGACCGGACATGCGGAAAAATGCCTTCCTCCATCCCCACGAGGAATACATGCGGAAATTCCAGCCCCTTGGCACTGTGCAACGTCATCAGAGTGACGCCGCGATCCGCCTCATCTTCCTCTTCCAACGCGTCGATGTCCGAGATCAGGGCCAGGTCGGTCAGAAAGGCGACGAGTGTCTTATCCTCACTCCGCTGTTCAAATTCCTGCGCCACCGAAAGAAACTCGTCGATATTTTCCAGACGGGAAGCGGCTTCCAACGTCCCTTCCTTTTTCAACTCCTCCCGGTAGCCGGAACGGTTTAACACCTCTTCGGTCAGCTCGACCGCAGAGAGGTACTCCACCATCGCATGCAGTTCACGGATCAACTGGACGAACGACGAAAGCGGCTTGAGAAAACGGGCCGACAGTCCGATCTCCTCCGCCTCCAGCAGCGCTTCAAACAGGGAAATGCCGTGATCCGCCGCATGCTGGGCGACCTTGTCCATCGTCGCCTGACCGATGCCCCGTTTGGGCACATTGATCACGCGTTGCAGGCTGAGATCGTCATGCGGATTGACCACCAGACGCAGATAGGCCAAGATGTCTTTGATCTCCTTGCGTTCGTAGAACTTGATGCCCCCCACTACCTGGTAGGGAATATTTGATTTGAGAAAAACTTCCTCCAACACCCGTGATTGTGCATTGGTCCGGTAAAGTACCGCATAGTCGGAATAAGCGTGGCCTTCCCGGCGCCCCCGGATGATGGTTTCCGCCACAAAATACGCTTCGTCATGCTCATTGTCCGCTTCAAACAACTGAATGCGCTCGCCCCGCTCATTTTCCGTCCACAATTTCTTCGGCTTGCGTGAGCGGTTATGTTCGATCACTCCGTTGGCCGCGTCCAGAATGGTCTGCGTTGAACGGTAGTTTTGCTCCAGTTTGATCACCTGCGCCGACGGATAATCCCGTTCGAAATGCAGGATGTTGGAAATGTCCGCCCCGCGGAAACGGTAGATCGACTGATCCGAATCCCCGACGACGCACAGATTCTGATGCCGGGCCACCAGATGCTTCACCAACACGTACTGCGCATGGTTGGTGTCTTGGTATTCGTCGATGTGAATGTATTGGAATTTGCGTTGGTAGTAGTCCAGCACTTCCGGTGCTTGTTGGAACAACTGCACGGTGGTCATCAGCAAATCGTCGAAATCCAGCGATTGGTTTTGTCGCAGACGGTGTTGGTACCCCTCATACACCTCCGCCGCCACTTCATCCATGAGTCCGTCGACCCGTTCCTTCATCCGGCGGGGGGTGAGCAACTGGTTCTTGGCCTGGCTGATCCGATGCAGAACGGCCCGGGGTTCAAATTTTTTGGGGTCCAGATTTTGCTCCTTCATCACCTGTTTGATGACGGTGAGCTGATCAGAGGTATCCAGTATGGTGAAATTTCGTGAATAGCCGATTCGATCGATGTCCCGCCGCAAAATCCGGACACACATCGCATGAAAAGTGGAAATCCAGATTTCCTCCGCTGACGGCCCCACCAGGGAGACGATCCGCTCTTTCATCTCCCGCGCCGCTTTATTGGTGAATGTGATGGCCAAGATGTTCCAAGGATGTACTCCCTTTGAAAGCAAATACGCCACGCGCCGGGTCAACACCCGGGTCTTACCGCTTCCCGCACCGGCGACGACCAGTACGGGACCTTCGGTCGTTTCCACCGCCCTCCGTTGCTCCGGATTGAGTCCTTGCAACAAGGCTTCGGTCGTTTTCGCATGTTGTGCCATAAAAATGGATCGCACCCGTTACGAGGCGCGATGCCCTCCTTTCCCTCTGTCGCTTTTCACTCCGACGTCCAAATCCGTTTCCTTCACCCATTTCACCGTTTGGACGGCCGCATCCACGTTGTAATAGACCAGATTTCCCACCACGACGGTGTCTGCAATCTTCGCCATCGCGCGGGCACTCTCCTCGGACTGGATGCCGCCGCCGTAAAACAGACGCGTATCCGCCAAACCCTTCCGTGCCGCACGCACGATATCGGGATCACCGAAAGTACCGCTGTATTCAACATAAAATACGGGCAATCCAAACAGATGTTCCGCCATGCGGGCAAATGCGGTTACATCATCCTCGTCCAACGGGATGCGCGATTTCGTTACCCGCGCCACCTTGGACTCGGAGTTGAGCACGACGTAACCCAATACCATCACATCTTCCCACGGGATCAGGGAACCGTAGATCTTGATCGCCTCATGATGCGCTCCCACGATCCAATGGGTGGAACCCGAATTCAACACAGTGGGAATCAAATAACCGTCAAATCCGGGAACAACCGCCGATTTTTTGGAGATCTCCTGGACGCACTCCACCGGGTAGCGCCGCACGCGCGTCAGCAGTTCCCAGGTATTGTCGAACGTGATCCCGTCCGTACCACCGATGATGATCGCGTCCGTGTCGGATTGGCATATCCGATCCAACGCCCGGTCCGACAACACGCGGTTGGGATCGAGCTTGAAAACGTGTCGCCAACTTTTTGCACGCTCTTTCAGCATGGATGCCGGCTCCTTCCGTCCCCTTACATTCAGCAACATTATACACAACCGGACGGCAGAGAAAAAGAAAACCCCGGTAGGATTCCGGGGCACTTTCAGGGGGCATGTTCAGCGACTTGCCCCACACGTGAAGCGCCAGAGGCGCTCCCTTTGGTCGCCGTGGGCTTCCTGCTTCGTCCGGCGTGGCAGCCCACATCGATCGACGATCGCTTCGTCCCAGCCTGGGTGAGTTTCATTTCACGGTTTTTACTCGCCCAGCAGTTTTCAGTGTTTTCGCACTTCCATACTCGATTGTTCCCAAATTCTGTCGGACTTGCGAGAGGAACAAGGCCCTCCCGCGTCCGACTACGGCTTTCATCCCCGCCCTGAAGGGTTGGCTCGCTCTTTATAAACGGGTTATCCCGTCACTTTTCCTTTTCCTCTTCCTCCAAACGCTCCAACACCAGCTTGTATCCGTCCGTTCCGTAATGGAGACAACGTTTCACACGGGAAATGGTGGCCGTGCTGGCCCCTGTTTCCGATTCGATCTGGCTGTATGTGTACCCCTTGCGGAGCATACGGGCGACTTCCAGGCGCTGGGCCAATGACTTGATTTCACCGACCGTGCAGAGGTCGTCGAAAAACTGGTAGCACTCTTCCACATTTCGCAGTGTCAAGACTGCTTTAAACAGTTGCTCCAACTCTTTCTTACGCAGTTTGTTCAGTTGCATCCGTTCACCCCCTGCGGCAGACGAACACTTTCACGATTTAACGTAGATAATTCGACAATCCGTCCCGTAGTTCCTCCCCTATTCAAATGTAACCTTTCCATTTTCGGGGATCACATTCACCCACGTTTTGCCCGGGACCAACGATACGATTTTACCACGAACCGTCGGCACGATGACACCGGAACGATTTTCCCATCGGATCGGGATCGCTTTTCCTTTCTGGAACAGAAAGCCGTTCCCCGATCCTGCAATATTCACTTCCCGATGTCCGGCACTGTCGAAAATGCGATGTTTCGCACGGATTACCAGCACGTTTTGCATGGTGAGCGGTTGACCGCTTTCCCGTTCCTCCTGCTTCTCCCCTTGCGTGAAACGGACATATGCCTGCCGGCCGCTGTCGTATGCATATCCGCAATTGTACAGACGGTGGTACACGATGTGGATCTGTTCGGCCGGTTTTCCGCGGTCGGTGGCTCCTTGCGCCGAAAACGTCAGCGGCAATTGCAGAGGCATCGCATCGTATCCTTTGGATCGCGCTCTTTGTACCAGCTTGCCCAAATCGGTGTATAAATTGTGCGGCGGCTTCCGAAATCCAACCCGCCAGAAATACCGTTCATCCTCGTGAATCCCGTCAAGATGGGGAAGTCCTTCCTGTTTGATTGTCTCCATGGCGTTGGTGGCCCCGCCCGCATGCGCAACCACGGCATGAAGACCCTTTGCCAAGTCCAGATAATACTTCCGTACACTGCGAACCGGTCCCACCACCCCGGATGCTTCACTGTGATAAAACGCCGCAAACCGCGTGATCTCCCCTTCAGCCAGGATCTCATATACCCAATCGGCTCGGCTCAATCCCGTTTGCGGACGGGCATGGTGATGATTGTTGATCATCACCATCAAAATCATAGGGTCCCGATTCTTCGTTGGCAACCCCGTAAGCGGTTCCCGATTTTGCTGCACAGCAGGTTCCCGTTGCGGACCGGGCTCCTTTTGAACGTGACCGCACCCGGCCAACGACACCATCAACCCACAGATGACCGTACCAAGAAGCCACTTCCGCATCACGTATCGTCCCCTTTTACAAAATATTTCCTTTCACCCTTTCCACACGAAATGCCCTGTCCCTTTTTCCCGTCATGAAAAAGTATGTAGACGTTTGACAATCATGACAGGTGGAAAATAACAAAAATAAAGGATCAAGTAGGAATCCGCCGTGTGAATGACGAATGTTGCCGACGTCAACAAGCGAAAAGAACGAAGGAGGGATGACATGTCCATTCGGGTGGAGACGCGCGGAGTGGAGGAACACCAGCATCCGTTTTACGTCATTCGCTACGCCGTTGTCAGGGACGGTGAAGAATACATCACCAGTGTCGCCCGTTATGTACACAACGCTCAAGGAGGAAAAGTGCAGTTTCTGGAACCGGATATGCGAAAAATCCAAAAGCTTCCCAACGCAATCGAACATATGAACGAAGTGGAACGCGTCATCAAAGAAGAAGCGGTGCAGTTGATGGAACAGTTGAAATCGAACGACTGATACATGGAATTCAAGCGCCTGGTCGATCACGGCAGGCGCTTTTTGAATTTGTTTGTTCGACGGGCCGCACGGGGATCAATGCGTGTGCGGTTCGGCGGTGTTCGCGATTCAGTTGAACCTGAAGCAGTTCCAGCCGCTCACCGTTTTTTGAATCCCCGACCCGGATCGTCACGCCGGGCGGCGGGACTTTCAGATTCGATGATTTGTCCCGGTTGTCGTGAAGCAATTTCTTGGTATTACGCGGGAAAAAGTCCCTTGCCATGGCTCGGTTTCTTTCCAAATCCGCCCATGCCGTCCGCATCATGCCAAACCATGGTCTGGCGTTCTTCAGATTCTCTTTTTGTCATTCAAACGTTGTCTGCACCATCCCGCTGAGCGCCGTTTCCCCCATATCCGAGAAAGCGGCGGATGCCGAAACAGTCAACCAAAGCAACACTGACATCATCACAGCCAGCCATTTTCCCCACGATTTCATGCTCATTCTTTCATGAAAAAATTTACAGTTCGACATTATCTTTTTATCACGTTTTTATCAATTTTTGTTTGATTGTGATACCATTTAGCTATGATGAAAAAAGGAGCGGATGACATGCGGACCCGTCTCGTTTTTTGTTTTCTTGCCCTCATTGGTTTGGCCGGTTGTGCATGGTTCTTGCCAAACATGTTTTTTGACGGTGGTACCATTTTCGATGGGGATCGGGCGTATTCGGTTCACCCTTCGATCGTGGTGCCGGAGGAGAATGTGGGGGATGCCGTGGGAGATTCCAACGGCGGCATCGTTTACCGGATCAACAGGTTGTCCACCAAGGAGTGGCTGGCCATGTGCCCCGATCACAATCTCGACTGCTTCGCCTATCAAGAAAACCATCTTCCCAAACTGGACATCCAACGATTTGATCCCTATCAAGCGGAAATCCGCCCCACTTTCGGCAATGGGCGAATCGTGACCATTCGGGACCCAGGAAAGATCCGATTGCTGATCGACACCTTTTTGACGCGACCCGATGTAAAAAGTGCGCATCAGCGGCATAAACGGATCAAGCTTAACCGATTGGTCCAGTTTTACTCGAAAAAGTATCCCTCTCTCATTTACGAATGGAATTATGAGGTGGATGCAGACGGACGCCGCTATCTCATGGGCGACGGCAAAGTGGTGGAGTTGGGCGACGTGCTGAAACGGGAAATCCGTTAATAATGTGCAAGCGGTGATTCCGTTTGAAACTGCTGACAAGTGATGGAACCACACGCGATTTCGGGAGCAGGTCGATTCCCCATCGAGTGGCTCTAGAGCGTGTCTGATTACCGTCCAATTGCTTTCCCGGTTCGCTCCACCTGCGCCCTCAAGGAAGTTGGTTATGGCCGCTAAAGACCTGGAGCACAGGACGCGGGCAAAGTACGCTTCGCTTAGAGGAATTTGCCCACGATTTTATTCCTGTGCTATCCGGGTCTTCGCTCGGTGGGGCTTGGTAAGTCGCTCACCCGGGAAAGCATTTGCTCCCACACGGTTGTACCCCGGACACGTTCCTATCTGTTGTTACAAAGCGGAGATGGAAAATCGATACCCGCGACTCCCTGAATCGATTATTCCGCTTGCGCTTGTTTCGGTTTGTGGTCAGCAAGCTGAATGCGGCCCATAAAAAGAGTGCAAACAGCGCCGAGCAGCACAAAGATCAATCCGAAAAGAAAGACGCTGTGCAACGAATCGACCAACGACGTTTTCAATACATCCACGAAGGTCGGCGGCAATTTGGTCAACATCGCCGGATTCAACAAGGAATTATAGAGACTTTGCGCATCGCCTTGCATCATCGACGACAGCCGGGAGGCCATTTCACCAGGCAGATGCTGAAGCAGCGGTGCCATTTTCTCATTCAACGTCTCACTGGATTGGGCGTTCATCACCACTCCCAGCACAGTCATCCCGAACGTGCCGCCGATCTGCCGGAAAAATTGACTGGATGAAGTGACCACCCCCCGCTCGGAACGCGGGAAGCTCTCTTGCAACGCCAGCGTCAAGAGCGGCATGACCAAGCCCATTCCCAATCCCAGTATCACCATGTAGACCGACGCGGTAAAAGCGGAAGTATGAATATCCATGGTGGAGAGCAGAACAAAACCGCCGGCCATGATCAGCATGCCCAACGCCATTTGAACCCGCATCCCGATCTTATACACCAACTGTCCGCCCAACACGCTGCCCACAATCATGGTGATCATCATCGGAGTCATGACAGTGCCGGAAGCGGATGCACTGACCCCCGTGACGCCTTGCATAAACAACGGAACAAACATGATGGAGCCGAACATGCCGACACTCATCAAAAAACCGATACTGTTGATAATGGTAAACGTCCTGTTCCGAAAGAGACGAATCGGGAAAATCGGTTCGGCCGCCCGGGCTTCCACAAAGGCGAACAGGATCAACGACACCAGT
Above is a genomic segment from Polycladomyces zharkentensis containing:
- a CDS encoding YerC/YecD family TrpR-related protein; this encodes MQLNKLRKKELEQLFKAVLTLRNVEECYQFFDDLCTVGEIKSLAQRLEVARMLRKGYTYSQIESETGASTATISRVKRCLHYGTDGYKLVLERLEEEEKEK
- a CDS encoding tetratricopeptide repeat protein — translated: MIELGHNIRRRRKELGLTQSQLAEGIISIPYLSLIENGKALPRPDVLLPLAERLQTSVESLMGVTDENTMEQVQSLIEKARSALIYEANGFEQAHQYVDTLRKLVESVSDPHILMKVDLLEINLYEHKFDIERYTQLMNAFEEKWENFRNDPDIFVQYLRIKGNMEFHMARYERAMWHYKAAEKRLAEVTDEIEKGYIYGNLGKTYLLLANPSLGILYAEKAMQIMSSHDRWLEMCHLLQLIGSCYCYNGEYEEALQYFERILRMCDQFLVSSLLISRAYHEIGICHMKLGNTEKAIEFLNQSLEVVEPGELPDWEIGVVHQSLCQTYLKRGDLVRAKKHIITALELLQDRKNFLAECYIYLGKIAYAENNPETFVTYYMRAIEIFEELDIGEKIARATHTLGRYFLEQGEYQRGAQLLLKASQHYGQLIPTVDFDVDLPTPKKMAQQKSG
- the pcrA gene encoding DNA helicase PcrA codes for the protein MAQHAKTTEALLQGLNPEQRRAVETTEGPVLVVAGAGSGKTRVLTRRVAYLLSKGVHPWNILAITFTNKAAREMKERIVSLVGPSAEEIWISTFHAMCVRILRRDIDRIGYSRNFTILDTSDQLTVIKQVMKEQNLDPKKFEPRAVLHRISQAKNQLLTPRRMKERVDGLMDEVAAEVYEGYQHRLRQNQSLDFDDLLMTTVQLFQQAPEVLDYYQRKFQYIHIDEYQDTNHAQYVLVKHLVARHQNLCVVGDSDQSIYRFRGADISNILHFERDYPSAQVIKLEQNYRSTQTILDAANGVIEHNRSRKPKKLWTENERGERIQLFEADNEHDEAYFVAETIIRGRREGHAYSDYAVLYRTNAQSRVLEEVFLKSNIPYQVVGGIKFYERKEIKDILAYLRLVVNPHDDLSLQRVINVPKRGIGQATMDKVAQHAADHGISLFEALLEAEEIGLSARFLKPLSSFVQLIRELHAMVEYLSAVELTEEVLNRSGYREELKKEGTLEAASRLENIDEFLSVAQEFEQRSEDKTLVAFLTDLALISDIDALEEEDEADRGVTLMTLHSAKGLEFPHVFLVGMEEGIFPHVRSLDDEEEMEEERRLAYVGITRAEKRLYLTRARMRMLFGQTSANPPSRFLSEIPDHLIQPADGKETAGTKPTLRQGPVRRPTPNPDVDWRVGDKVRHGKWGVGTVVKVQGGGEDTELNIAFPAPVGVKRLLARYAPITRVES
- a CDS encoding DUF3048 domain-containing protein gives rise to the protein MRKWLLGTVICGLMVSLAGCGHVQKEPGPQREPAVQQNREPLTGLPTKNRDPMILMVMINNHHHARPQTGLSRADWVYEILAEGEITRFAAFYHSEASGVVGPVRSVRKYYLDLAKGLHAVVAHAGGATNAMETIKQEGLPHLDGIHEDERYFWRVGFRKPPHNLYTDLGKLVQRARSKGYDAMPLQLPLTFSAQGATDRGKPAEQIHIVYHRLYNCGYAYDSGRQAYVRFTQGEKQEERESGQPLTMQNVLVIRAKHRIFDSAGHREVNIAGSGNGFLFQKGKAIPIRWENRSGVIVPTVRGKIVSLVPGKTWVNVIPENGKVTFE
- a CDS encoding MDR family MFS transporter, with translation METAHDQVEWDTSSSANRRGVLIAGLIIAMLFGALDQTIVGTAMPRIVGELGGLSLLTWVTTAYMLTATTVVPITGKLADLMGRKVIYVAGLTIFVIGSALCGAAQNMIELILFRGFQGIGGGMMMPMAMIIIGDLFEGKQRAKWQGIFGAIFGLSSVIGPQLGGWLVDALNWRWVFYINLPIGILAAILIAIGLRGPRSSTSVQLDWAGMVTMVLGVVSLLLALSLGGKEYEWTSWQILGLFALGLVSLILFAFVEARAAEPIFPIRLFRNRTFTIINSIGFLMSVGMFGSIMFVPLFMQGVTGVSASASGTVMTPMMITMIVGSVLGGQLVYKIGMRVQMALGMLIMAGGFVLLSTMDIHTSAFTASVYMVILGLGMGLVMPLLTLALQESFPRSERGVVTSSSQFFRQIGGTFGMTVLGVVMNAQSSETLNEKMAPLLQHLPGEMASRLSSMMQGDAQSLYNSLLNPAMLTKLPPTFVDVLKTSLVDSLHSVFLFGLIFVLLGAVCTLFMGRIQLADHKPKQAQAE
- the ligA gene encoding NAD-dependent DNA ligase LigA, which gives rise to MDRQEAARRAQSLREQIEEHNYRYFVLDDPIISDTEYDRLMQELIRLEEQYPELKTPDSPTQRVGGEPLPFFEKVEHRVPMLSLGNAFNEEDLREFDERTKRMGGVDQVRYVCELKIDGLAVSLRYENGVFVQGATRGDGQTGEDITQNLRTIRSLPLRLREPVTVEVRGEAFMPKREFRRINEEKERRGEPLFANPRNAAAGSLRQLDPKLAADRALDIFLYGVGAVDEALLPPTHTETLEWLSRLGLKVNPQRRTVDSIEEVMAFVEEWREKRPELDYEIDGIVIKVDDLALRERLGMTAKSPRWAIAYKFPAEEAVTILRGIEVRVGRTGAVTPTAILEPVTLAGTTVQRASLHNEDIIREKGLLIGDHVIVKKAGDIIPEVVGVLKERRTGEERPYQMPTDCPECGSRLVRLEGEVALRCINPQCPAQTREGIIHFVSRGAMNIEGLGEKVVTQLFEAGLVRSVADLYYLKKEALLPLERMGEKSVDNLLTAIERSKGNSVERLIFGLGIRFVGAKGARILAQHFGHLDRLMTATREDLESIEEIGPKMADSIVTYFAKPEVKETIERLRQAGVNFAYLGPVTGKQTEQDSPFAGKTVVLTGTLHSMTRQEAAGKIEALGGKVSGSVSKKTDFLIAGEKAGSKLTKAQELGVKILDEAAFLAMLEESVG
- a CDS encoding heptaprenylglyceryl phosphate synthase, encoding MLKERAKSWRHVFKLDPNRVLSDRALDRICQSDTDAIIIGGTDGITFDNTWELLTRVRRYPVECVQEISKKSAVVPGFDGYLIPTVLNSGSTHWIVGAHHEAIKIYGSLIPWEDVMVLGYVVLNSESKVARVTKSRIPLDEDDVTAFARMAEHLFGLPVFYVEYSGTFGDPDIVRAARKGLADTRLFYGGGIQSEESARAMAKIADTVVVGNLVYYNVDAAVQTVKWVKETDLDVGVKSDRGKGGHRAS